One genomic region from Zalophus californianus isolate mZalCal1 chromosome 2, mZalCal1.pri.v2, whole genome shotgun sequence encodes:
- the LOC118356768 gene encoding proteasome subunit alpha type-2-like, with the protein MAERGYSFSLTTFSPSGKLVQIEYALAAVAGGAPSVGIKAANGVVLATEKKQKSILYDERSVHKVEPITKHIGLVYSGMGPDYRVLVHRARKLAQQYYLVYQEPIPTAQLVQRVASVMQEYTQSGGVRPFGVSLLICGWNEGRPYLFQSGPSGAYFAWKATAMGKNYVNGKTFLEKRYNEDLELEDAIHTAILTLKESFEGQMTEDNIEVGICNEAGFRRLTPTEVKDYLAAIA; encoded by the coding sequence ATGGCGGAGCGCGGTTACAGCTTTTCGCTGACTACATTCAGCCCATCTGGTAAACTTGTCCAGATTGAATATGCTTTGGCTGCTGTAGCTGGAGGAGCCCCTTCAGTGGGAATTAAAGCTGCAAATGGTGTGGTATTAGCaactgagaagaaacagaaatccattCTGTATGACGAGCGAAGTGTACACAAAGTGGAACCAATTACCAAGCATATAGGCCTGGTGTATAGTGGCATGGGCCCAGATTACAGAGTGCTCGTGCACAGAGCTCGAAAACTAGCTCAGCAATACTATCTCGTTTACCAAGAACCCATTCCCACAGCTCAGCTGGTACAGAGAGTAGCTTCAGTGATGCAAGAATACACTCAGTCAGGTGGTGTTCGTCCATTTGGAGTTTCCCTACTAATTTGTGGTTGGAATGAGGGGCGACCATATTTATTTCAGTCAGGTCCATCTGGAGCTTACTTTGCCTGGAAAGCTACAGCAATGGGAAAGAACTATGTGAATGGGAAGACTTTCCTCGAGAAAAGATATAATGAAGACCTGGAACTTGAAGATGCCATTCATACAGCCATATTAACCCTAAAGGAAAGCTTTGAAGGGCAAATGACAGAAGACAACATAGAGGTTGGAATCTGCAATGAAGCCGGATTCAGGAGGCTCACTCCGACTGAAGTTAAGGATTACTTGGCGGCCATAGCATAA